ACAGGCTTCTCCAGAGATGCTTAAGGATATTTGTGAGTAGGATTGCCCAGTTGATCTGTTAATGTCCTCCCAGGTCAAGGTCAAGCAGGGTCCGGGCAGATGACACAAAGTAGGGGAGTAGTGGAGAAGCTGCTGGCTTTGGGCTCTCCCCTTCAACTCTGTGGGTGAGGGGTGCGGGTGTTGGGGGTATCAACTCCCtaaacctttgttgctttttttttttttttggcctgcaaggcatgtgggatctcaattcctccaccagggatcgaacccacgtgcCCGGCATTGGCATGGctgaattttaaccactggaccaccagggaagtctctaagcCTTTGTTCTTAACGACTGGACTGATGGAGAGgacaggagagggaagaggagagtggGCGGGGACCCCTTCTCTCCCAGGGGTGCGTGGAGAGGTGGGATGAGGAAGGTGAGGATTTCCATTCCGCAGGCCTCAAAGGGCGATTCCCCCTGGGGCGGCGGGTGCTGGACCTCCCGGGGAGTGAGCTGCCACCCTACTCCACCTCCTCTGCTGGGGGTGGCAGGGCAGCCTGTCCCCCAGGAGACGATGTGGCTTTCCCAAGTCGGGCGCCCTAGGCGAAGCCAGGGAAGGGCCGGCAGCGCTCGGCGCCTGCGGAGCCGGCGCGCACGTCCAGCCGGTGTCCGCGGAGCACCCCGAGCGGGTCGCTGGCGGCGGGGCCGGCGTCCTCGGCGCTGGGCAGCTCCTGGGAGCAGGCGGCGGGCACGGGCGTGGCGCGGGCACGCGGCTTGAGCACGCTGAGCGGGTCCCCGCCGTCGTGCGCGCTGCGCGTGTGGCGCCGGGGCCGCGCGGTGGCGGCGAAGTGTGGCAGCGGGATCTCGTTCCTGCGCGACAGGAACTGCGCGTACGGGGGCGGGTTGGTGCCAGGCAGGAAGGCGCGCTTGGCCCGGCCCAGGCTGACGAGGAAGCGGTGCTGCGGCGAGTGGTACACGTCGTAGCCATTCTCCAGCGTCCGCTGCCGGAAGCGGCAGCTCTCCGGGCTGAAGTGATGCTGCAAGCGGGGCGGGGCGACTGGGGTGAGCCCGGAGCCCGCGGGGACTGGACGCAACCAGCCGCACCCCGGGGACCCCATCCCTCCCGCCCACTCTGCTAGGGCCATGCCTTTAGAATCCCTTAGTGCCCTGCTGGGCAAAAGGGATTTCTACTCATTTCCAAGCTACCCGGCCCCCAGCGCGGTTCCTCTCGGCCAGCCTGGGGACTCACTGGCGGCGCGTGGCTGCCTGGAGCCACGCTCTACAGAACCAGCTTTCTGGAGGGAGGCCGACTTCCATGCGGCCTTGTCCTGCCCTGTCTCTGCCCTTTAAACCCTTTTTGGGCTCAGCGGCGACTTGGGTCAGCCTTCTCACCTGGACAAGAGTGGGCTGAGGTTTGTGGGGCTCCACATAAGTGAGAATGCTCCCAGCAGAGACAGAACGTGGGAATTCAGGACATGAACTGCATCACCAGTTGACCTAGGCAAACCCTCACTCAGCCACTCACGGGCTGGGTTTTGCCCAGTGCCCCCTGGGATCTTTGCAGAGTATGCTATTTAATCCTCAAAGTCCAGGAAAGAAAGTGTTAggcactcggtcgtgtccgactctttgtgacaccatggactgtagcccgccagtctcctctgtccagggattatccaggcaagaatactggaatgggttgccatttccttctacagggaatcttccccacccagggtttgaacccaggtctccttcattgtaggcagattctttaccgattgagctaccagggaagccccagagtccAGGAAGTCAGTATTTTAAAGAGGAGGACTCTCTATATACCTGTATGCGGTCAACAGGTATTTTCATATCTATTTGTCTATATTTGTTCAACAGATATTTGTCTGCTCTGGGTCAGATTCTGTGGCGGGTGCTGggacacagcaagcaaaacaacAGAAAGTAATTGCTGTCTTGGAATTTCTGGTGGGAGGAGCTCCGGAGCTCCGCCTTCCTGCTCCTGTTCTAAGGCCTGATGTTTGGAACGCCCCGCTGCCCTGTAGTTCGGAAGCCCTTGCTCTCCAGCGCAGACCAGCTGTCACAGCTGGGACAGAGAGAATTCCCTACAGACCTTGAACTGGGGGAAGCCCACAGGGCATATGATCGACATCCCCACGCTTGACTTCttccaggtgaggaaactgaggttgacAGATATaggggacttgcccaaggtcacagacatCTAGGAACAACATCATGAGATGCCAGGGGCTTCTCACCCTTTCTTTCTAGTGGACTTTACAATATCAGTGGATGTGACTTGAGGACCTGGGCTGCAGGCAAGGTGCTGTGCCACATACAGAAATGGGGACAAAGTGGGGCAGGTCAGATTAGAAGCTGAGAGCCCAGGAaccctagagctggacatcctgggtTCAGACCCCAGTTGTATAAACCAGAGCATCTGATACTTAGATGGGTAAAAGTCCTCAGTGAAAACATCACCAAGATACACTGCAAGTGGAAATCTTTAAAGGTTCTACGTTTTGCCAGAGCTGTGAGATAAGCATTTGCAAGTAGTAACCCAGCACAAAAAGAAACTCACGGATCCAAAAATGTTGCCTGTGAAGTCCATGCAGAGGTACCGCCTGCTCATCACACCTGTTATCACTACGAAGCCCGCATCCTCCGATCTGATCATCAGGGCGCCTGTGGAGAAAACCATTCAGGTCCAAACCGGGCTTCACATGTGGTCCCCACCTCCAAGAAGCCTGCCTTGATTGATCTGAAGCGGGCAGGGTGATGACTTCACAGAACTCTCCTCACAGTTGTCCTTGTTCAGCCTCTTTCTTCTGACTTCCACTTTCccacacccctccctcctccaccttgCCTCCTGTTTCTCCCCCTGCCTGTAGGGAGCACCCTAAGTTCCCAGCATTCTTCTACCTGTGCCAACACGTTTCTCTCTCCCTAGACTCTGTTGCCCCCTTTGCTCGGcccctctcctgcactggaagtgcagactCTTGacctttggaccaccagggaagaccttggcTCATACTGCTTAATGTTTGCCGTGGTGGTCACATTCTCCCAAGCTTTTGTGATTTTGAAATCTATGCCCAGATGTCTTTCAGGAATCCAGATTGTACTTGGAGCTTGATCCTCCACCGAGATAGCTGTGCGGAGTCAGTGATGCAGCAGTCAGCACCCTTTCTGTGTCAAAAACTGTATTTGAGTGAatcttctcctctcctttctgtGTATCCAGGTCACTCATGCTCCAAGGCCATGCTCATATGTCACCATTTTGTGGAGACTTTTCTAATCTCCCTCATCTGCATGGACTGTTCTTTCTTCTCAGGCCCTCCAAACAATGCCTCACCTCTATCCGAGCATGGAGCTCATCACCTGTGTTAATAACTTTATGCCTCCCTAGGGTGGAGAAGCAGGTGGTTTATCTGTCCATGTCTAATGGATGCAGGGAATTACTCTTGCTTCTTCAtcattattcttttccttttctcagttGCTGGTGTCCGCCTCCCCCAGGGGCAGCTTCTCTCAAAACCtaaccctggggcttccctggtcctggtggtccagtggttgggaatccacctgccaaggcaggggacttgggtttgatccctggtttgggagattccacatgccgcggggcaactaagcctgggcaccacaactactgaagcctgcacgctctAGAGCCCGTATTCCTCAGCAAGAgatgccactgcaatgagaagccctcgcactgcaacgaagagcagcccccactcgctgcaactagagaaagtcacacgaggcagtgaagacccagcacagccaaaaataacaaatgaataaccccctgctgctgctgctaagtcacttcagtcgtgtccgactgtgcgaccccacagacagcagcccaccaggctcccccgtccctgggattctccaggcaagaacactggagtggggtgccatttccttctccagtgcatgaaagtgaaaagtgaaagtgaagtcgctcagtcgggtccgactctttgcgaccccatggactggagcctaccaggctcctgcgtcatgggattttccaggcaagagtgctggagtggggtgccattgccttctctggaataaCCCCTTAGCCCTGGACTAAAGCGTGACAGCCATTCATACTTCTTACACCCTGAGTAAGTGACAGCAGCTTTGAGTGGGACCCCCCGCTCCCTTGCCCACCCCCGTGGAGACTTGCAGTTTTAAGAAGTACCAGTGACTAGTTAAATAAAGTCTAAAGTTTCTGTTCTGTAGCAAGGGTACAGTTAGACCATAAAAGGTGTGATGCGAGTGATAATTGAGCAAGACTTCCTCCGCAAACGCTGTTTAATTACCTGACATTTTCTACTAGAATCATTTTTTAAGTCTCAGGGTCTCTTCCCTTAGCTGACCAGAGAATTGTTCCCCACACGTCACATTTGGCCTCAGAGTTCCCAGGGAGGTAGTTCAGGCAGGGGTCTTCTAGAAAGGTAGCCTGGAGAGCTGTGAACGCCGGGCATGTGTGCCCAGTACGTGGTGGCGCCTCGTGGGTGAGTAACACCCCAGATCTACCCCATGCGGGCTCCATGCAGAGCCCTCCAAGGACAGCGGCAGGCAGTACTCAGACCCTAGGTGAGCTCAGAGCAGTCAGAATGATGAcaggcagaggctgggaggcTGAGAGCGAGCCCAGAGAGAGGCCCAAGGGAAGCGGTCATTGGTTTACAAGTGTGGCTAAGGATTGGCCTTGACAGAAGCTTCTGGAAGTGGGGTGGGTTATGGGAGGTGCAGAGGATATGAAATCCTCCATAGTGAGTCTGTCGGGGTGTCTCAGATCTACAGTTACTGTCGAGGGAAGACCTGAAACATAAGGAACAAGAAGCTGTTTCTAGCCTGATGATTTTTTAGTCtcgctgaaaaaaaaaattacacttcaTAACTGTTTTTGAGAGGTTGTACTCTGAGTACTTGATATATTTTAAGTTCTCAAAACAGCTgctatgggacttccctagtggtccagtggttaagaccctaaGTTTCCATTGCAGGGaggttcaggttcaatccctggttggagaactgagatcccgcatgccttgggcactaaaaataaagaaataaaaaagaatttttaaaaaccccaGCTGCTATGTTATTAATGTCACCACTATTAATGTTGGAAGTAGCAACCTCCCAATTTAAAGGATGAGGAACCTATGGCAATATTCAAACTCTGGTCCATGACCCTGACATCCTCCACCCATGGCCCAGGAGCTCATCTCCAACTGAGGTCACGACAAGCCTCAGAAGATGCAATCAGGGGCCAAAATCCAGGCCGTGGCTAATAATGCTTCCAGGTCATTGTACCCTGGagggggggcaggggagaggtaCTGAGCCGGCAACCCGGAACCCAGACACTAAGATTCTGTTCCCTGTTACGCCTCTTACAAGTGTTGTAGCCTCAGCAAGTCATCGCTCTTGTCTCACAGTTGTGCTGCCTACTCCCCAGGGATATGGCAGGATCAAAAgggatgatgctgtaaaagtgcctTGAAAATGTTTAACAGATGGAAGGCTCCATGGAGGGTGGCTGGCCTGCCCTTGACAACAAGCCACCACTTTGGCCATCACCGGCGGATGCCTGCGTCCCTCtgggtggtgtgtgtggtgtCCAGGGTCACTGCGGACAGAAGGCAGCCTGCAGAAGGACAGGGATCCACTGCTGTGAGGGTGCACAGGCTCGAACCAAATCCACGTGAGCCGGTGCAAAAGTCCAGCAAAGGCAAGAACCGCTTTCCCTCCCCGGTACAGGGGCCCAAGGCAGGTCTGCACAGATCCACGGGCAGAATGAGGCAGGAAGAAGGCATCAACCAACCCCTGACTGCTGGGGCCATATCTGTTGGAGCCCGGCAGGTGTGAAGGACATTTCCTTTCATGATGCCATGTCTGTGTACCCGACCCCAGAAGTGTGGGACCTGGTCCAGGTGTTCCTTGGGTCACTTACCATATGTGACCCCAAGCCAGTTCTCTGTGTTCTTgaatctctgttttctcatttggagCACAATCATTTACCCCATTTGGTCGACTTTGGGATGTAAGAAGATAATATTTTTATCCATTATAAACACACTTTCTAAATACCAGTGATTGTTACTATGACCATTTTGCCTCAACCTCTGCAGTAAAAGTAGAAAATTTTCTGCCCTATTCTCGTCTCATGGCCAGTAAGTGATAAATAGGATGATGGGTGTAAACAGCTTTGTGTTgcgtgttggttgctcagtcgtgtccgactccttgcgaccccatggggtgtagactgccaggctcctctgtccatgggattctccaggcaagaatacaggggtgggttgccatttccttctccaaaacaacTTTGGGGTCCCCAAAAGGAAGATAttattttgaaagattaaaaagcCCAAGGATGGTTCAGCTTCAAGTAAAGAAAGTCACACTGGGGAAGGTGAAGGAAGTAAAAAGTTTAGGATCTAGAGAGAAATATTAACTGCGTATTGTTGCTCCTCTTGTCACAAAGTGGGGCTCATGGGGTTCAAGAGGGTGACCTTGTTTACAGTCGGGAGGAGATACAGGCTTCAGAGAGGTTCCCTGTTAATAGCTGTGAGTCCTGAGGGTCTAACATCTTGTAGGCAGATAACTTAATGATGATCCACAAACCAAAGACGGGTTGAACACTCAACGGCTAATCGAAATTCCTCacttataaaagttaaaaaaaagaatttagtaaAGCACAATAATCAACTGAACTGCATTTTACTGGAAATGCATAATTAATTAGGAGGGAAAATAGGCCCCACATCTTTCCATCAATGTAAAACCATCATTGGTTTTACAAAAATTCCAGCATTGCTTTGCGTTCATTGGGGAGGTCATTACAAATTCTTCTTCAGCCTGTTACTTGCCACCTAGTTACTTGTATCAGTGTTTTAGGTAACTTTTTATCTTAGTCtacctatctctctctctctctaatctatttctttatctatatgtatataatgctCATGATAACTGACCTGAATAATATAAAAGGTTATACAAACTAGGAGAAGTGTCTCCCTCCTACCCCTGACTCCATCCCCAGGTTTCTTAATTGCCAGAGACACAGGCTTAGCTAGGGTCtatatataacaaaacaaaagcacatttctgtagaaaaaaaaaatctgaaatcagTTCATCTCACTTTGCTTCCTCTCAGTCATTTTAATTCATTCCAACTAGCGCTCTGTGCCTTTTTGGGGCCTGAGGTCAGTGGCTACAAGAGGGGACATTCTCTGATTCATTCTGTAAACTCAGTAGGCTAAGCCCCGCCCCCTTCTGGCACCACTCACagccctccccccatccccaccaggATGCATCTTTGGGGGCTTCCTTTCATCAAAGGAAGATGAGCTTTAGAAGCAGTCTCTAATTGTCTGCAGCCCTTTCCATCTAGGGGAATCACAGTAATGTACCATAATCTACTATCCTGCATTGAAAATCATCTCTCATCTTGAAGGGAGGTGACC
This genomic stretch from Cervus elaphus chromosome 22, mCerEla1.1, whole genome shotgun sequence harbors:
- the FGF23 gene encoding fibroblast growth factor 23, which codes for MLGARLGLWVCTLSCAVQAYPNSSPLLGSSWGGLTHLYTATARNSYHLQIHRDGHVDGSPQQTIYSALMIRSEDAGFVVITGVMSRRYLCMDFTGNIFGSHHFSPESCRFRQRTLENGYDVYHSPQHRFLVSLGRAKRAFLPGTNPPPYAQFLSRRNEIPLPHFAATARPRRHTRSAHDGGDPLSVLKPRARATPVPAACSQELPSAEDAGPAASDPLGVLRGHRLDVRAGSAGAERCRPFPGFA